A region from the Hippopotamus amphibius kiboko isolate mHipAmp2 chromosome 15, mHipAmp2.hap2, whole genome shotgun sequence genome encodes:
- the LOC130836964 gene encoding 60S ribosomal protein L17: MVRYSLDPENPTKSCKSRGSNLRVHFKNTRETAQAIKGMHIRKATKYLKDVTLKKQCVPFRRYNGGVGRCAQAKQWGWTQGRWPKKSAEFLLHMLKNAESNAELKGLDVDSLVIEHIQVNKAPKMRRRTYRAHGRINPYMSSPCHIEMILTEKEQIVPKPEEEVAQKKKISQKKLKKQKLMARE, from the coding sequence ATGGTTCGTTATTCACTTGACCCAGAAAACCCCACAAAGTCATGCAAGTCAAGAGGTTCAAATCTTCGCGTTCACTTTAAGAACACTCGTGAAACTGCCCAGGCCATTAAGGGTATGCATATCCGAAAAGCCACCAAGTATCTGAAGGATGtcactttaaagaaacaatgtGTGCCATTCCGTCGTTACAATGGTGGAGTTggtaggtgtgcccaggccaaacaGTGGGGCTGGACACAGGGTCGGTGGCCCAAGAAGAGTGCTGAATTTTTACTGCACATGCTCAAAAATGCAGAGAGTAATGCTGAACTTAAGGGCTTAGATGTAGATTCTTTGGTCATTGAGCACATCCAGGTGAACAAAGCCCCCAAGATGCGGCGAAGGACTTACAGAGCTCATGGTCGGATTAACCCATACATGAGCTCTCCCTGCCACATTGAGATGATTCTTACTGAGAAAGAACAGATTGTTCCTAAACCAGAAGAGGAGgttgcacagaagaaaaagatatcccagaagaaactgaagaaacagaaacttatGGCCCGGGAATAa